Part of the Candidatus Dormiibacterota bacterium genome is shown below.
GCTCGAAGCCGACGTATCGCTTTCGGCGGCGCGGGCGTTCGCTGCCCGCGTCAAGGAAAAGGCGCTCGGATCCGACGTGCTCGCGTCGCTCACGCCGCAGCAGACGATCCTCCGGGTCGTGCACGACGAACTCGTCGCGCTGCTCGGACCGGCAGACGCGTCGCAAGCGCGCTTGCACTTCGCAGACGCGCCGCCGTCCGTGATTCTGCTCGTCGGGCTGCAAGGCTCGGGCAAGACGACGCAGACCGCAAAACTCGCCCTGCGTCTGAAGGAACAGGGGCGACGTTCCTTGCTGATTGCGGCGGACGTCTACCGCCCTGCCGCGGTCGAGCAGCTCCAGATGCTCGGTAAACAAATCGACCTTCCAGTATTCGAGGCCGCGGGGAGCGATCCGGTCGAGATCGTGCGCCGCGGCGTCGCCGAGGCAGTAAGGCTGGGACTCTCGACGGTGATCGTCGACACGGCCGGGCGGCTGCAGATCGACGACGCGCTGATGCAGGAGCTCGAGCGCATCAAGGATGTTTCAAAACCAGTCGAGGTGCTGCTCGTCGCCGACGCGATGACGGGCCAAGAAGCGACGAGCATTGCGAAGGCGTTCCACGAACGTCTCGGCATCACGGGCGTCGTCCTGACGAAGCTCGACGGCGACACGCGCGGAGGCGCTGCGCTCTCGATCTTCGAGGCGACGGGTGCACCGATCAAGTTCGTCGGCGTCGGCGAGCGCGTATCGGCGCTCGAGCCATTCCATGCCGATCGCATGGCTTCGCGAATCCTCGGCATGGGAGACGTCATGACGCTCATCGAGCGCACGCAGGCGCTCTACTCGGAGGAGCAGGCGAAGAAGCTCGAGCAGAAGCTGTTGCGCAATGCGTTCACGCTCGACGACTTTCTCGAGCAGCTGCGCCAGATTAGAAAGATGGGCTCCGTGGCAGAGCTCGTGAAGATGATCCCCGGCATGTCCCGCAACCTTCCGAAAGATTTTACCGTCCCGGAGGGGGAGCTGTCCAAGGTCGAGGCGATCATCTGCTCGATGACGCGGCGCGAGCGCCGCGATCCGGAGGTGCTCGACGGCTCGCGGCGCAAACGCATCGCATTCGGGTCGGGTACGCAGGTCTCGGACGTGAACCGGCTGATCCGCCAGTTTGACGACACGCGCAAGATGATGAAGCAGCTGGGCGGCCAGCGTCGCGGGCGCGTGCCGGGCGCATTCCTGGGACGGTAAACCAGAGTTGCAGAAGTAAAGGAAAAGATGGTCAAGATACGATTACGCCGCATGGGAGCGAAGAAGCAACCGACGTACCGCTTCGTCGTTGCGGATTCACACTCGCCGCGCGACGGGCGGTTCATCGAGATTCTCGGACACTATAATCCGCGCACCGAGCCGAAGACGCTCGTCGTCGATGAAGGCAAAGCAAAGGAGTGGCTCGCGAAGGGCGCACAGCCGACGCCGACGGTTCGCCGTTTGCTCGCCGAGCGCGGCATCTGCGAGCGCGCACCTTTGCGCGCAACGAAGCGCGCACCCAAAGTCGGCAAGGCGAGGTAGGCAAGCATGAGCGCATTCGATGACGAGTTCGGCCTCTTCGGAGAGGAGACGGAGCTCGAGCGACGCTCGCAGTTACCCGCCCGTAAGATCGCTTCCAGTGAGACGATCATCGACGACGTGGAGCTCGAGGAAGGGGCGCAGCGTCGCGAGCGTCAGCCGAGACCGCGGCGCAGAGACGAGCGCGAGCGGCGCGAACAACCGCGCAAGGTTTCTGCGGATCCGTGGGCGTCGACGCGGCGTGCGAGCGAGCTGCTCGGATTCCTTGCGAAGCGCCTCGTCAGCAAGGCGGACGGCGTGAACGTCGAGTTGTTCACGGACGAGAGCGGCGAGCCGGTCATCGAGCTCGTTGTCGATCCGGAAGACCTTGGAAGGGTGATCGGTCGCAATGGACGCGTGGCGCAGGCACTGCGCACGCTCGTACGCGCGAGCGCTGAGAGCCGCGTCGCGGTCGACATCATCGACAGCGAGGAGGCGGCGCAGCCGCTGGCGACCGACGGCTGAGGAGATCCCCGTCGGAAGGATCGCGGGATGCTTCGGCATCGCGGGCGAGCTGAAATGCGATCCCACGCAGGCGGCGCGCTCGCTGTTCGTGCCGGGTGCGACTTTTCGCTATGAGGTGCGCGACGGCGAAGGGACGGTGCGTCTGGGCGCCGTGCGCGAACATGCCGGGAGGCTGCTCGTGCTTCTCGAGGGCGTCGCCGACCGGACGAAGGCGCAAAAGTTCGCCGGCGCGACGCTGTACGCGCCGCGCGAGTCGGTTCCACTTGCATGTGGGGAGTTTCTGGACGCAGATCTCGTCGGATGCGCGGTGGTCGACGTGAGAGGCCGATCGTACGGAACGGTGGAGCGCGTCGAACACTTCCCCGCGAGCGACATGCTCGTGGTCGGCGGACGTATGGTTCCGATGGTGAGCGCGATCGTACGCGGAATCGATCTAGCGGGCCGCAGTATCACCGTCGACCCGCCGAGTGGGCTTCTGGAAGACTGAGTTCGTCAGCCGTTGCTCGGATGGGTCGTGACGTAATCGGACACGGCGCTCGCGACGGCCTTAGCGATGTCGAAGTCGCTCGCGGTCGTCTGATAGAGCACGTCGCCGAAGCACGTCCACACCTGGAGCGTGAAGATGCTCTTCGTGTGGGGCCGCAAGCCGCCGATACGCTGAAGGACTAGCGTCCCCGTTGCGATCGTGTTGTCGCGATCCGCGCCGCAGATGGAGTCGGCGGCCGTGTGCAGATTTGTGGGCGCGGCGCCGCCGTTACGTACGGCGAAGTGCGCGGCGAGGTCGTGCTCGAGCAGAGTGGTCGCGTGGGAGAGCTCCGATGCCGGAAGCGCGCTCTGGCTATGGACCGCGATGATGATGACGCCACGCGATGGCTTTGCGGACGGCATGGGTGTGACCGGCGCCGCGGTGCGTCCGTGGTGCGCGAAGAGATGACCGAGGCTGAACTGCGCTCCGTTGGTCGGTGCAGTTGATGGCGCCGCCGTCGCCGACTCGGCGGTCGTGACGCTGACGTTGGTTCCCGAGAGCTGGAGGACGGCATCGTGGCAGGCGAGCGCGATGGAGCGCGCGTCGTTCACGCCGTACACCTGAGCCGTCTGCGCAAACACGATGACGCCGCTCTGGACGCTCACGACTTGGACGACGACCGATATGCTGTCGCCGATCGGCGTAACGTACCCGGTAATGTAGTAGTCGGCCTTGCGTGCGCGTGCGTTCGTGAGCAGAGCGGCGCGCTGGATGCCGCTGGGAACCGGCAGAATATTGACGTTCCCCGCAGTCGTGAACTCACGCGAGAAGATCGTCGCGACCTGCGTTCCAACCTTCGCATCGAGCCCTCCGGCGGTATCGAACGGGTAGATGAGCACGGTCGGGTTCAGTGAGGAGAGATTGAGATTGACGGTCGCGCTCGGCCTGGGGGTCGGCGTGGGTGGAACCGGCGAGCGAGGCGCCGCCGCGAGCAGGGCGACTCCGCAGCAGAAGGCATAGACGATAAAGATCCGGCGCATCCGCAGAGGTTGTCCCTTCCCTATCTCAGGCGAGGCTATCGAGGAACGCCTGCAGAGCGGCGTTCGTCTCGCGCGGGCGTTCGAGCATGGCAAGATGCCCGGCGTGCTCTACGGTTTCGACTTTGGCGCCAGAAATCCGGTCGCCGAGCAGAAGAGCGTATTTTGGAGGTGTGAGCGTATCGAGGCTGCCGTTCAGCGCCAGGACGGGAAGCCGAATCTCGCCGAGCCGCTCGACGCGGTCGAAGGCGTCGCAGGCGCGAAGGTCCGCAAGCGTCTGCCGCTGCCCTCTGCGCTCGAGCATGCGTACCGCCGTTTCCACGAGGCCGGGTGCCGGCTCGGCGAAAAGGCGTCGCGCGAAGTCGCGCGACGCCGATGGGAAATCCGCCTCGAGCGCCTCGAGAATGGCCGGTGCGACGCGCAGCCTCGCTCCGGAGCCAAGGAGCACGAGCGCTCGCACGCGGGCGTTGCGCTGCAGTGCAAGCTCCAGCGCAATTGCGCCGCCCATCGAGCTCCCACAGAGAACCGCGTTGCGGATACCGGCGTCGCGTACTGCATCGGCGACTGCTGCGGCGAAATCCTCGACACGCTCGAGGCCTGCCTCCTCGCCGGGAAGCTCGAGCGCGATGCTGCCGGGAAAGGCACCGGTCTGATGCATGAAGACGTCGCGCGTGCAGCCGGCGCCGTGGACGAAGACGAGCGTCACCGCTGCTCGCTCTTCGCGTAGACGCCGCAGAGCTGCGCCCCGTAGAGAAAGATCGTGCCGATGACGTAGAACCACAAGAGCAGCGCGAGAGGCGCCGATAGGACGCCATAGATGCGCAGGAAGTTGACGTGCAGAGTGTATTGCGCGAAGGCGTATTGCGCGAGCGGCCAGGTCGCACCCACGAAGAACGCGCCCGGAAGCGCGAAGCGAAGCGAGGCCTTGCGGTTCGGCAGTACCGCGTAAAAGATCAGCGAGACCGTGAAGACGAGGAGTATGGAAACGACGTAGGCGCCGATGTGGGTGAGATGCGCCGCGTCGCTGACGCGAGCGAACCGCATGAAGAGCTCGAGCAGCACCGGCAGCCCTACCGCGATGACGAGCAGCACGCCTGAGAGCGGAAGCATCACGAGCGAAAGCGCGAGGTGGTTGAAGAACGGGCGGCCGATCGGGACGCCGAGCGCGCGGTCGAGAGCGACCGTCACGCCCATAAAGAGATTCTTGCCGGACCA
Proteins encoded:
- the ffh gene encoding signal recognition particle protein, producing the protein MFDQLSDRLGAIFSRLTGRGKVTEAELNEALREVRVALLEADVSLSAARAFAARVKEKALGSDVLASLTPQQTILRVVHDELVALLGPADASQARLHFADAPPSVILLVGLQGSGKTTQTAKLALRLKEQGRRSLLIAADVYRPAAVEQLQMLGKQIDLPVFEAAGSDPVEIVRRGVAEAVRLGLSTVIVDTAGRLQIDDALMQELERIKDVSKPVEVLLVADAMTGQEATSIAKAFHERLGITGVVLTKLDGDTRGGAALSIFEATGAPIKFVGVGERVSALEPFHADRMASRILGMGDVMTLIERTQALYSEEQAKKLEQKLLRNAFTLDDFLEQLRQIRKMGSVAELVKMIPGMSRNLPKDFTVPEGELSKVEAIICSMTRRERRDPEVLDGSRRKRIAFGSGTQVSDVNRLIRQFDDTRKMMKQLGGQRRGRVPGAFLGR
- the rpsP gene encoding 30S ribosomal protein S16, which produces MVKIRLRRMGAKKQPTYRFVVADSHSPRDGRFIEILGHYNPRTEPKTLVVDEGKAKEWLAKGAQPTPTVRRLLAERGICERAPLRATKRAPKVGKAR
- a CDS encoding alpha/beta fold hydrolase, with product MTLVFVHGAGCTRDVFMHQTGAFPGSIALELPGEEAGLERVEDFAAAVADAVRDAGIRNAVLCGSSMGGAIALELALQRNARVRALVLLGSGARLRVAPAILEALEADFPSASRDFARRLFAEPAPGLVETAVRMLERRGQRQTLADLRACDAFDRVERLGEIRLPVLALNGSLDTLTPPKYALLLGDRISGAKVETVEHAGHLAMLERPRETNAALQAFLDSLA
- a CDS encoding YihY/virulence factor BrkB family protein codes for the protein MERLFPALRDAWRGFQRDNCGFLAQALAFNAIFALFPLAVLVLAAVSLVIPDAERRALLLLGTLAPPLRDFIEVNLRTYIYGRGVSSAIALLILLWSGKNLFMGVTVALDRALGVPIGRPFFNHLALSLVMLPLSGVLLVIAVGLPVLLELFMRFARVSDAAHLTHIGAYVVSILLVFTVSLIFYAVLPNRKASLRFALPGAFFVGATWPLAQYAFAQYTLHVNFLRIYGVLSAPLALLLWFYVIGTIFLYGAQLCGVYAKSEQR
- a CDS encoding KH domain-containing protein; its protein translation is MSAFDDEFGLFGEETELERRSQLPARKIASSETIIDDVELEEGAQRRERQPRPRRRDERERREQPRKVSADPWASTRRASELLGFLAKRLVSKADGVNVELFTDESGEPVIELVVDPEDLGRVIGRNGRVAQALRTLVRASAESRVAVDIIDSEEAAQPLATDG
- the rimM gene encoding ribosome maturation factor RimM (Essential for efficient processing of 16S rRNA) — encoded protein: MDAWRRHCARSYARALRAASRSTSSTARRRRSRWRPTAEEIPVGRIAGCFGIAGELKCDPTQAARSLFVPGATFRYEVRDGEGTVRLGAVREHAGRLLVLLEGVADRTKAQKFAGATLYAPRESVPLACGEFLDADLVGCAVVDVRGRSYGTVERVEHFPASDMLVVGGRMVPMVSAIVRGIDLAGRSITVDPPSGLLED